The Musa acuminata AAA Group cultivar baxijiao chromosome BXJ3-6, Cavendish_Baxijiao_AAA, whole genome shotgun sequence region CGGTTTATATCTGATCTTATGATGGAAGTAGGGTTGGTGAAAGGGGAGGCGGAGCTGGAACGTCAGTCGTCGGTTATCGAGAGTTCTCCGAGGGATTTGCTTCGTAGATTGTCTGGAAACAACTGCTTCAATGAGCAGCGGGAGGTTCCGAGCGGGGAGTCTGATGAGGTCGAGCTCAATCTCAACCTCGGCCTCTCCCTCGGCGGATGCTTGGGGGTGGACCCGAGGGGGAAGAAGCTGATTCGGTCATCGTCGATCACGTCCTTCTCGTCGCTGCCGTGGGAGCACGAGTTCTCTCCGGGAACCCCGACCATGGTGAGGACGAGCTCGTTGCCGACGGAgacggaggagaagaggaggaagatgaaggaGTTGCAGGGCTTGAGACGGTTGGAAGCGAAGAGGAAGAGATTGGAGAAGAGGAAGTCGATCAAATCATGTAATCCGAAATCAGATGTGGGTATGGACGGAGGAAAGAGTTTGGCGCAACACTGCACAGTCAACGGCCGCCTCAGCCTTCCGATCGGTAGCCAGTTCAGTGGGCTGTTCAGTGTAGCCACTCCTCCAGGCCTACGGCCGTGGACGTCAGGGTCTAAGATCACCGCAGCACAGGGGTCCGAGCTCGAGAACCAGACGCCTGCTCGAGGTACTGCATCCTTGTTGGATTTTGGTCAATTCCTGCTTGTTATCCATCGTATCGATGATGTTTTATCCTCTTTGTTATCTATATATTTTATTGATGATGAGTTGCTGAGAAAGTAAGTGTTTCTTTGTTACTTTTATTATATAGGGATAAGAGAATTTATTTATCTTACAGTGGGTAGAAGGTAAAATTCTTGAGGTTGATAGTCGTTTAGTTATGATATATTCATGATggacgtatcgagcggtacaccagggcgtagttTTATGATATATTCATGATAGGCATACCGGGATGTCGTCGGACCGGTATATACCGTCCGTACCAAGCGGTACCATTCGAAAGTGCATACCGATATGAAGTATGATGCAGTCTAAATTTTGTGTTATTAGTGTTTCTCCTCTATTAACACTAGCTGAATGTTTTGAGTAATTCATGTTGCTAGTTTCTTTCTAAGTATCAATTTGTAAGTCATTTTAAGTTTTAGTAGGTCTACATTCCTCAACTGGACTAATCCTCAAGCTAATATATCTTGCATGATTACCTTAATTGGTATCATGATATACACAATTTATATTTGAAGTTAATCTGACATTTTCCTTTTGATTAACACACAACACTATTTTATAATTCAAACACATATTATTGTTCATGTTAGCAGACTGTAGATTCTGCCAAACAGAAAGTACTGATAACAAGTTCTATGTTTTGCCATATGTTGTTGTTTTTACATAAGTGCTGTTGTAATATGTTTATATAATTAATAGGATATCTTAGGTTATTGTCGAATATACTATAGACCATTAATGACTACATCAATTATTTGATCATGTTACATGTAGATCCTTCAAATCATTATTTGTGATGACAAGTTCCACCTTTTCGTCATAGATTCCGATATCATTGTATAATTGTACATCAAATAGGGAGTAGCAACAGCAAGTTCCTTTTTTTTTCGTCATATCATTGTTCGAAGATACTTCAATTTATGTGTTCTAACGACAACTTTCATCTTTATCGtcatattttctcattttattgtCTGAATATACTTCAAACGGGAGGGTGCGACGACAACTTTCATTACTTTGCCATATCACTATCCTAGATTCTTATATTATTGTCTGTATAGTAGTAGTGACAAGGCTCATTATTTTTGACATAGAATTTGGCTCATACTTCATTGTTAGCGATGAAAATAATGAATAGGGAACCTTGACTATCATCATATATGTCACCTATAATATAATAGTTGCACTTTTCTAGAATgctactgattttttttttttctcgaaaaGGCGGCTGTTATGCTATCTCTTGAAATGTAAATTTACTGTTGTTATTAATCTTTATCTGGGGAAAGAATTGTAGTAGAAAATCTTTATCTGTTGTCttctattttatttaattagtctACTAGAATTGGTGGCAAGAAGTTTCCGATGCAAAAACATGATCTTGGTGCCAATGCTtcaatattgttttttttttttttgtaagaaaagaaaaagaaattaactTCTTCTCCTTTCTCTATTTTATCAGGGTTGTTCAACCTGCCTGCTTTTAGAAGTAATGCAGATTTCAATGACACGGCAACTGTGCAATCAGTCTCTGCTCACAAGACTGCAATTGCCCCTCTCGTGTCGGGAGCTCGAATAACCATTACTCCCATTGGCGGAGAAGAAGACcctttggagaagaagaagaagaaggtaactTCAAGTCTGGGGAGGAACATGATAGGGGAGATGCCATGTGTGTCCACCAGGGGAGATGGCCCAAACGGGCGGAGGATCGAGGGCTTCCTCTACAAATACAAAAAGGGAGAAGAGGTAAGAATAGTATGTGTCTGCCATGGCAGCTTCCTAACCCCAGCTGAGTTTGTTAAGCATGCAGGAGGTGGTGATGTAACCCACCCTCTGAGGCATATCGTCGTCAATCCCATGCCATCAGCCTTAATGAGTTTAAGATGATGATTACCTATGAAAGATGGACGAATGTTACTTGCCAGGTACTTTTGaattttttctcttctctttgctGCGTCTTCCGATTGGCCTTACGGAGGAGAGTTGGTAACAAGTCTTTGTGGTAGGAGCTTACGGGCAACTACTTAATCTTCTTCTTGGAGGAGGCACAGACTCTATGAGGGCCTAATGAGTCGTTTCTTTGCTCTttggtttcttttcttttccactCCCTCAGTCAAAGAGGAAATTAGTGGACCAACCTCGAAACCCTCTCGTCGCTCGGATGATCCCCCCACTCCTCTCTCGAGAGCACACCCGGTGAATGCCTCCCGCAATCAAGAACGTTCAATATAAATTGGACGGGTGATACATGACTGTGATCACACGGTCATACGTCGACCGGTGTATTTACGATCCGGGCGAATTGAGGGCCGGCCCAACTTACCTTCTTTAAACGGGCTTTCATTTGAGACCCTTAACGGGCTCCATAGTGGGCCTTACGCGCAATAGGAGAGTAATACAAGTGCAATTATTGCTTTACAGAATTATATGATATAATAATACGTAATTATGGCTTTCCACGTTCACCTACAATACAAACACCTTTTCttgaatcataaaattattatctttataatggcATAAAAAAAACCTTCGAATGTAAAGTATAGTCCAACGAACACAGGAATTATAGAACTCACCAGAAAATTTCTTCTGAAAATTAGACAGACTGAatcaccaagaaaaatttcttgggTGATGTGGTGGAACCATTCTTGTTTGCAGCATTTGGGTATAATAATATTAGATAGTAAAAGCTCTTAGGTACATAAAAAATAGTAAAAAAGCTAAAAAAGAACTCTTTGCACTCTATCACAAATAAAGCACCCACCATAAACAAGGAGAAGCCAAGTAATGTCTATATGAACTTTGCTTTAATGTTAGAGCAATCTCTTAAATATTGACTTAATAGATTCTGATCTACTATATATCCAGGAACAAACACTAAACTTCTTGACATCTGAAAGGTCAATGAGTATTTAAGCCTAGAACATTGCAAAACAACTATACATGCACATGCTGTCGAATGCAAATAAAAGACGCCAATTAGATGGATGATGAAAGCAGGCATGTACATCTAACCTGAGTTGGCAAGGCATTAGCTTTACATGAACTGATGCTTGAGATAACACTACAGCTGTGGGGTAATCAGATTGTCCAAGTCAAAGCCATACCAGCAAATAAGGCCAGTTGACGAACAGAAGACGATTG contains the following coding sequences:
- the LOC103989236 gene encoding ninja-family protein AFP3-like, translating into MMEVGLVKGEAELERQSSVIESSPRDLLRRLSGNNCFNEQREVPSGESDEVELNLNLGLSLGGCLGVDPRGKKLIRSSSITSFSSLPWEHEFSPGTPTMVRTSSLPTETEEKRRKMKELQGLRRLEAKRKRLEKRKSIKSCNPKSDVGMDGGKSLAQHCTVNGRLSLPIGSQFSGLFSVATPPGLRPWTSGSKITAAQGSELENQTPARGLFNLPAFRSNADFNDTATVQSVSAHKTAIAPLVSGARITITPIGGEEDPLEKKKKKVTSSLGRNMIGEMPCVSTRGDGPNGRRIEGFLYKYKKGEEVRIVCVCHGSFLTPAEFVKHAGGGDVTHPLRHIVVNPMPSALMSLR